Genomic DNA from Triplophysa rosa linkage group LG6, Trosa_1v2, whole genome shotgun sequence:
GCTCCAAAAACGGTTTCAAAGCACTCTCATATGCCATTAGCTGTGAAGAGCCGGAACATCTTTCAAAATGACTCGGATTCTTTCCAGCTGAAGAAAGAACGTCGTGATCACATTGGATGGCGTGCATGGGGGTAAATTATGTTTGCTATGAAAATGAAATGGTTCAAATTCATTCTTGGGAGAAGGATTCCTTTAAGGCTGACCTGTTTGTACTAAAACTAAAAAGACTGACTATAAAGCACTCGCTCGTGACTGTAGTTTGTGATCAAATGAATCGAGCTCAAACATCATCAGACATTGATGTGCGGGCTCTTTCTGTAAGGGGTGTTTGGTGTGTGTTTATGCACAGGAGGAGCTAATaagagaacagaacagaatcaTGTTACCGTCTCTGGAGCCGCTGGTGAGCTACTGTGTTCAGGTGGCAGTTTTGTGTTCCATCAATACAACCAGTGACTTCAGCAATGTCACCTGTGTGACCAACACAGCCAGCGGTGAGATTTCACACGTTATTCCTTCAGtcggttttatttatttacattgaagcatttggcagacgcttttatccaaggcgacttacattgcattgtgctGTACATTTGATTCTggctatgtgcaatcccctgggatccaacccatgaccttggcgttattaGTGCCGTGCTCTGACCACTGCGCCGCAGGAAAGCTTTTTTTTTGTCACCCGCAAAAATAATCCCAAAATAATCCACCTGCAACAGATTTGATGGACTCATGTGTTATCTGTGACCCTAttcaaataatacaataaatcgTCAGTTTGTCTGATAAGATTAAAAAATCCTTCTTTTATTGTATaacaaatcgcttgcaaaaaccttcacaactttcaaaaaactgctcaaaacatacctgttccgcatttatttgactaaccaataagtctgtctgtctgtctgtctgtctgtctgtctgtctgtctgtctagaaACAATCTTGTTGTTGATTCTCTCCTCTGCGTCCTCCAGCGTTAGTCCTCTAGCAGCATGGCCTTGTAGACTGACGCtgctgtttagcgtgttgacagaATGTGTATATGTTCTCCTAGTTGTAAGTGGCTTtgggtaaaagcgtctgccaaatgaataaatgtaaacgtgTAACTGTCTTCAGCACATTCAGCTTCATTCCTGGAGATctgcttttttctgttttcagacGTGACTGAAGATGGAAAtatcaaagtgttttcatttctGTGGTGAACGCGTGCTGTaatcttgttgttgttgtttgtttgtttgtttgtttgttgttgtgtcaGATGAGGTGGAGAGCTGGTTTATAGCGGTGTTGTTGTTGGTCAGTTTTGTGGTGGTGTCAGCGGCTGTGCTGCTCATCTTTCTGGCTGTGTGGTCCAGTTATAAAGTGTGCCGGATGATTTATCCTGATGCCAATCTACCTGACCACTTGAAACAGGTACAGTACTGTCGTAACCACCACAAACACAGCAGACCTGCACACTAACACACCTAACCAGGCCCGGGTCGCCATGAGATTCTGATGGTATGATAACCTTATTAGCAGAATATCACGGGTGTTGcgcttgcagctttaaaatgtgCTCTTTTAGATGTCatcacaaaatatttggaaCAGAAGTAGACATGTACAGTCTGTCAGGTTAAATCAGTGCTTTCCAAACCTTTTTAAAAGCTTGACACCCCTCTCTAGTCATCTGTTTACATGTACATTTCTAGTCATTAAACTCACATTCttacatacacaaataaatcaatGAAATGCAAACAACAGCACAGATCCTGATGGATTCCTGCACTTTCCATCTGTCATGAGTCATAAAAAACAGCTCATACCTCAGGAACTTTTAGTGCTTTTAAACCGTGACTGTTAAAACAATCGGCCCGTGCCTGCACCTTAGGTCCTAACACACATATTTGTgctgtcatcatcatcatagcATGAGAATACTTgctttcacatttcatttttcattcataGCTTACATGACTACATTTGACTGATTGTATTATCTTATTGTTtactgtgcatttgtgaatgaCATTCATTGATGTTCTTTCATGTGTCATGTTTCATCATCAGTATGTGTGCGGGTTCAGGAGTGATTGTCTTCAGTGTTTTCATGAAACGGATGAAACATCTTTAGCTTTAGAATGTGAAAGAAGACATTGAGATGCTGCTGCTGGGTGTTTAAATGAGTGTGtgtgcttctctctctgggCGTCTGTGCAGTATCTGTATGAACGGCCTCAGTCCTCCGTGCTGTTGAGCGCTCCGCCGAAGGAGAACGTTCATGAGGTCAGGATCCTCCACGAGGAGACGCACAACACTCAGCAGGCGGAGCGGCCAATCAGAGCTCAGCATAATGCCACAGACTGTTGGACAACAGTGGATGTaaaagagagagatgaagaaCAGAGATTACTTGATGAAATCAAACTGTAGTATTCACATCATGAACTTTcttcattttataaatgttaagAACTGTGAGTGTAAATCACTTGTGACGTCTCATAGCATGCCTCGGCGTCTGAGGGTCAAAATCTgacatactcaactcaactctctactcaactcaactttatttatatagcgcttttacaattttcattgttacaaagcagctgtacatgagacacattgactacaagcaaaacaatcaaagttgtacctgcaaaaacaagaaaacatacTGAAAACATACTGAAGGTTTCTtctggtgtgtgtgtatttttatatttcatgaaGACAGCACCAGTGTAATGTTAGTATTCATTTATGCTGCATGCTTTACGCACAGTCTGATAATGACTCAAACTtatcaaataatgaaaatataatatCCTGTCATATAACAAGATAAATAATGAGACGAATGCAATCTCTCAGCTGCCTGTGTGACTCGTTTGAGTTTCAGATCAGCACTCGTCTAAAAGAGCCGAAATGTCCCGCTTTACATGTGAATAAGAGAAAAACACGTTCAGATCGGAGTTTGATTCATCAAGTGTCTGTGCCAGAGTCGGCGGCACGAGGGGGCATGGCCCGgccacttcagtcactgtgtcccctcactttttaaaatgataaaagacgaaatcatttaaaaaacatttggagaatgaatttggtttatatttattaaagaaacaacaagagcagagggtaaaaaataatgtatttattcgttaacaggttttaaagacattgtcttgtgctgtactttcatgtgttgttaaaaacacaagctaaaggACTGTTGCGTCCAGCGGCAATgtttctgtatgcattgcttaacaagaaacgggcattattattatacagacggtgacaagtggagatacaggctgtctgtcagaaagcaagagctcgctctttagtgttgttttctgtcactttttctttaaagcctgcttttgacatttttctatatatgcgtctaaattaataatcttcatttcaatttatgtaggctatgatcggtgtatttccagttgtttttgtcaaaacgtcatacaacatttgctctcctccaagttgatattaaaaaaattagcctttcagtttcagtgtctttcatacagtgtctttcgtgtcttttagttcagttcaattattagctttgaaaaagctatgcgaaatatgaaatgctgtcctcgaaatggacatttagaattgttaaacttcaaaatGGCAGCGCGCACTGGATGAAAAGCTTTTTATCTACAACTCGCTGGTATTGCGCACCCATAGACAGGATTTAACtagatttttattgtgttatagttaaaaatgtctggctctcaatgaaaaaggcagtgcgcggctgacttgtgcggacatggatttcttcgcgcactcgttatgtgcgaatgtgccgcttttacaagtgtgatttggttagcctaccacgttgcatatagatcaggttttgcgcgattatctctgataaaaaagtaaattgttcaaacttaaacttgagaagaaaCCTGGGGCATGGCGGAGTGCCGCTTCTTAACAGCAGAAGAGCCGCACAgtgaaacagaacagagcgagacctcagcctatgtgccgtgtctcaacctccaattgtccaacctgtcagattttcctaccgcagggcaaaatttaggctataatctaaaccacatcgacaaaataaacaggtaggatgattttacaatgcaaaataccctgtcagatagtcctaccagtttaaaatgaacacattaaatacatttacatcgtCAGGTTATcatcataaaagaaacatgtatgattaatttacagcgcaataccctatagttgtactaccagtactaaataaatatgtaggcctagaatgattgaacaacgaaaatacacaatcagattcccgtagcagtataaaataaacaagtatgatgaaaatgatgtaacattgatgtgcgcatgcctggtaggataatctgacgggtaggacGAAATCTCGGGACACCAGCCCCTTCTAAACCCCTAAACCCTACCCCCCCACCAGCAGCCCCCTCTCTTTATGCCCCCTGGCGCCGACTCTGAGTCTGTGCTGTATGAAGAGAGACGTGTATCACCGCAGGGCCACATGCATGTGGACGTCATCATCCTTAGATGGGATCATGTGATATAACTGTTGGCTTTCAGTGATGCTTACATGACAGTAAATACACCACTGAAGACCCTGCACATGTGTTTCATTCTAACAATGTTGATTTACTCTAGTTCATaatggtaacaatattaataatattccAAATCATACTCATTTTAGCCAGAGAACAAAGGCACAGATAAAAGACAAGCTGCGTTCAGACATTCCTCATGTTTTAATTCATGTGCTTTAACCACCAGAAGCATTTAGATACATGATTAATTCTGTCATCTGAGCTGTAGGGGAGAAATTGTATTGTAAAACAGGAACATTTTCATTCAGTCAAATTCCTGACAGGGGGTTAGAATATTGTAATACTTTTTGTTTATGATAGTAGAAGTCTCTGTAGTTAAATGTATTTATCTGTATGTGTCTGAATGATTGAGAAGGTGTGTGATCTCTGTCAATATGATGTTCTTTATGTgagtgaggtgaggtgaggtgtaGAGATGACGTGATGCTCAGCACGGACTGATGTGCCGTGTTTGAATCCAGCACATGAGCACAAGTGTGTGTGGATGAAAGATGTCGGGAGACATCAGAGTGGATTTGTGTTTTCACGTCCTGCTGCCTCTTTGTCTGCTCACCGGTGAGTTCATGCTTTCCTCTTGTTTAAAAGCTTTTCTTTAGCTAAAGCACTCTTTCACGTGATAACAGCAGTATGAAGAGAAAACGAATGCTGACTTCTGTTTAGATTACTTATAGATGAATAAACAATACTGAgatttcacttttattgtcttAATAAAGTTTGTGGGACATCAAAACAGACTTACCAATCATTTGAGCTTAATCCTTAAAATAAATTGATGAAGTAACCTGAGAAAAAGAACTGGTGGCCGGTTTTGAGCAGATGACAGTGTTTTAGGAGATTATCGTCTAAACTGTCGGATAGGAATTGGGGCTTTATATGCAttcaaaaattacatttcaaatgtcAAATTTCACTCAAGTTTTGCTTTTGGTTGTTGATAGAAATATTTGATTTCTTGTTATTTCTCGTAGGCTCATTGTGTAGAGGTGCAATATTGTGTATGAAACATCTGCTGTCCATACTTTCATTGGCTTCATACCGAAATACATTTCTCATCTGTGTTCAGTCGTTCAGTTCACAGTTTCACATCAACTCTCCTTCATAGAAGGATGATGAACAAGCACATTGATGTTTGCTGGTGATCAGCGATTAGAGATGACTTACTTTCACACGGTTTGCTGTCAGAAATAAAGGTAGAAAAGCTGTGATGTGGACGGCATACATTACCACCaaatgtaaatctgaatttACAATGAATGATATTTATTTAGGGTACTGACcctttttttaattgaacaaaatgacttaataaaatgctgtttcatttctaataaagtttttttcagtgtgcatagttgcattaaaaatgttcttgaaaaatcttcaaatgaaaaaaatgcagaaatattCTGTTTAAATATAAAAGGCCTTTGTTAGAAGAATGTTGTGTTCAATCAGACTCAGATGGACAGATGTCTCCTGACAAGGTTTCCCGTCCTAACTGTATATTCATCTCACATAACAGAACAACACAGGCAGAAATTGATTTTGCATTACAAACTGAACAAATATCAGTGTTTACAGTACTACAGAATAGTCGTCATCACATGTAAAAATCACAGGAAAAACTATGCAACATGAGCACAATTCCTTCCGAAAAATGTGTTCGAGCAGTTTCTGATCGGGGACGATGCTCTTTGTGATGCTGAAAGTTTGCTGGTGATGATGTTGATATCGAGCAACTACTGCGTAGATTTCTGGTGATtatatttaggcttcaaaatgGATAAAACTTCTGTTCATTTCTGAAGATGATCTTAACTGACAAAACCCTGAAGTTTTAACTTCATTTTTTGTGAAAATACAGAAAACTCCTATTTGTCTTTCTGTCCACAGCAATATTATTCCGTTACAATGGGCTGTCAGTGGTGTACCTGCTGTTCCTTCTGTCCGCTCCTCTGGTGCCCAGTCCAAACGTGGCTACTACAAAGGGTACGTGAGAAGAAGTGACGCATGATGAATATCATCTCAAATTAGATTCCACAATATGAACAGTGCAGTAAAAACATTGATTTATGGCAAGAGTTACTATCAATATCATCATAGATTACAGTGAGTAAATGTGATTGTGTTGCGTGTTGTTCATGAAGTAAAGTGTAAACATTTGTTCATTGATCTTGAaagtacagtaaattactgCGGTTCTAATGCTATTGGAGGGGTTTTTCTATATTTCTTTAGTATTAtgcagtgtgtttttgttttaattcgtCATAAGTGTTTGGTCCAGACATCTCATCAATGATGCATTAGAGAATAATTCTTGTGCCGTCAGCTCAGACATTACCTTTAAAACTTGAAAACCTTTCACATGCTTTATAGATCCACATAATCCTGTTAGACCATTTTCTTACTTATTTCCATTCAGGAACTTACTTTAATTGACTCATttactctctctcacacacacacacactcagtgttTACTGTAAGTGTGAGGATTATTGCAGAGCAAAAAATGGCAAAGCTTTTAGTAAAAACCAGGCGATGGGAAACACATTTGCTGCCTCAGCTGATTGATTTATTGCTGCGTAATCAAAAACAACATCCTCGTTTCTCCTACatttacagaaataaatgatgtcagataTTGATCTGCTGCAGACATAAAACTGAGACGGATGAGCTGAAAAACAAAAACCAgcattttttgaatgttgtattATGCTGGAATACAgctttctgattggtcagttcaTCATTCAGTGTTGAAACGTTTCTTTTATAAGGCTCCGCTCATCATCCTTCGCTTTCATTTCTATGATATGACACCATTTAAATCTCTCATTCATAGATAAAGAAGTGGTTCAGCCAGAATAAAATTCAAACACATGTCTCATCATTGTCTTCTCAGATGTAAAGCCCATGactcaaataaatcatttatttatatattgttgTTAGCGTCTTCTCGTGGCTTTAAATCCAAAAAGCACGAACATTCATCATTTAATCATCCAAATGACTTCAGTCTTTTGAAGTGGacccagaaaataaaaacattcggGTTGCATTCTATTTCAGACATACACTTTATAAGTAACTTTAATCAAGAGTTCAACTGACAAAACCATCATCTgtgatggcatgagggtgagtaaatcagtttcattttttgctgaagtatttcttgaaattaaaaAAGATCGTTGTTGAGTTTTGAACTGGTAAAATGATCTGAAGACAccaagagttaaacaaataacTATTACAGGAAACTCTTAAACTACTGTGAAGTGTTCTCTTAAAAACCTTCAGATTCTTGACATTCAGTTTGTTCCGAAGATGCTCAACGATCTCTAACGTTCTCTTAGTATTTCTGATTGTGGCTTTTCATTGTGATTCTTCTCTCAGAATTAGTCCTGACTGTAACCCACATGCATTTCATGGACATTTATTAGTACAAGTTTGACATTTCACATAGTGATTTAAAAACGTACAACATTAACACAAGTTAAAAAGTGCAGCTGTTGGGACATTGTTGAGGTATTTGTTAGTATTGATTCACCCGACTCAATGGAGCCAAGTGTTTAAAATACCCTGAAAACCAATAACATAAAGAAACAGATCAATACGGGATTCTCAAGAGATCGTCAGAGATGCTCCTTTAGATTTGCTGACATTTTCACCACAGCAGTTCAATCGCAATTAATGAGAAACATTAGACCGTACTGTAGGTGGGCATTTCCATCCGCTTTCttcagtttttaaatgtatgaaatatCTTTGCGTTTGAGTCAGGGCTGGTCTGGGACGCAAAAACGGCCCTGGAGTTTTcggcccacatcggccctccaGCATTTC
This window encodes:
- the crfb4 gene encoding cytokine receptor family member b4, whose product is MAFSAFSRLSTVLLYIGFISSEKIPVPGNVRVLSLDMGLQLTWDPPRNITDQLLNYTADLSGWTMDFESVCANISSLSCDFTDHVSTTFGTYRLRVRTELDGETSDWVETEEFGVDKITSISGPHVELKSRKGQTEVHITDPPMKKKNLRDVFGSISYLIRYWKEGEVTKEELIREQNRIMLPSLEPLVSYCVQVAVLCSINTTSDFSNVTCVTNTASDEVESWFIAVLLLVSFVVVSAAVLLIFLAVWSSYKVCRMIYPDANLPDHLKQYLYERPQSSVLLSAPPKENVHEVRILHEETHNTQQAERPIRAQHNATDCWTTVDVKERDEEQRLLDEIKL